Genomic window (Centroberyx gerrardi isolate f3 chromosome 9, fCenGer3.hap1.cur.20231027, whole genome shotgun sequence):
AATTGCAAAACTAAAGGAGGACTGATGTTTGTCTTGGACTCAATTACTTAACAGCACTTTATTGTCACTTCAGACTTCATCTTTATTCATATTCGCCACTAAAGAGCCTCCACAGAAACTTGAGCCGTGACGCGGTGACAGACCACGGGATCTTGTGGACCCCACGCAAAAGTCACGAGATTTTTTCATGTCAGATAAAAATAGGAGTCGCGTCGCACCTATGGCACTTCCATATATGGAAGGAAACTTGGCGACAGGTCGTAAAGCAAGAACAGTGGTTTTCCTGGGCTGATTCAGGTGCACAGAGGATTCCCATGATGTTTGAAAAGTAAGCCAGAAATTAAGACCAGGTCTAGGATCAGTCTTCCCTCGCTGGCCATTATTCTACATTTCCATCACCGGCGTACATAGGACTGGCCTGTAACCGAAAGACACTTCATTACAACAGATGGGAGTGCAGCGTTGACTTTCTGTGAGAGTCGACTGCCATCATGTGGCAAAGAGGTCGGTCTGGCCTCATACattagtgtgtatgtggctgAGGTGCCAGACTGAATACACGCCCTGAGGCCCGTCCTCTAACCTGAGTTCCCAAAATGTATCAGAACCCCAGATCACTGACCCGCATTTGGTAAGAATTTGTCCCAGGCCCCACATAGGCCTATGAGAAGATTTTTTGTTACATCATCCTATAAAAACCTCTCTGGATAGATGGTGTAGTAGGACAATAGCTTTCAATCTATGAAGTGaaattttgctttatttttggtATACAACATGAAATAGGGCTACATGTATTTCACAGAAACAGCATGTGGTTATATTGGGTAAAGAGCGCACTTTAATTGATGCATTTTGACCTTAATATAAACGGTGGCTCAGTTCAGTGGCTACGCTGAAGCACGCCACCTGTGCATTAATGCTTTGGTTATTTCCTATTATAATATACTACTGTTATACCCTGTAGGAATGGTATAAAAACCATTGGAATTATGGTCAGTCAGGTGTTGAATTCAACAAGTCTGTGCGTCATGGCGTGAATGGGAAGGGTTTCAGCTGAAACTCACCGACAGTTATTTTGGATAAACTGTTTTTCTCATGGTAGTGCGTGCTACTCTTTACTCACCTGGACACAATGTCTGGACAGTTAACAACTAGGCTacgcaaaaataaaaatgccgAACAAATTATGAAACCCACCCAATCAGCGGTGACGAAATAGTTAAACTGAgacattttaaagaaaaaaaactgctcCTCTCTGTGTGCATGGGTGGATAAAGTCATTTTCTGAAAGTAAGCGATCGCATTACATTACAAACACTTGAGGACGTCTCAACCCAAATATTCTCTACTGCGATGCTGTGCGCAACTGCGTGACGGAATCAGGTGTGTTCAAAACACCACCTGAAACATCACCCACATTTTCACAGAAGTGTCAAAATCAAATGTAGGCTAGTTAATGTCTCAGTGCTGGAGCTCTTCAGATAGAAACACCAAGACTTATAGCCATGGAGAAGTTTGCTTTTGTATTAATTTGCTTACTTGATGTTCTGGTGCATTTGGGCACAGGTCAGCACCATTTACACGCACGTGCCGGACCGTGGAGAAACCGGATTCAGTGGGAGAATAACGGTCGGGTGTACAGTTTACTGAGCACAGGGGCTCAATATCACGCACCTATACAGGCGAGGAGGCAGACTCAGCTCGTCCTGACGGCAAAACATCACATTAACCGACTGCAGCCCCCTGCTGTGCTGAGCAGATCCTCCAGAACTAGATCTGCAGATCTAGACGAGAGAGCCGGGGTTTACTCTCAACGAAATGGCCGCATTCAACTGGATGCGTCGGTTCTTGGTGCCGATGCGGGTCAGTATTTGCTCGCCACGCGTCGACCCACCTCGGGCGCACGGAATCGGCCCCCACCGCGCATCGCACCCACGGGAGAGACTATGGTTGCGGGATACCGTTCACGCCAACCCTCGTCTAACGGCACCGCTCCCGCTCTCACCACCATGCAGGAGTTCTCTGGCAGCGGGGTCCCGAGAGGAGGACGGAGCCCACCGGGGGATGATGCTGGTCCGCCGGGTCCACTGCCACAAGCCACTGCGCCACCGGTAAGATCACCGGACTTTACGCACAGTCGAGGCGCTAGTCGACGATCTGAGAGCCCAGAATCAACTGTCCGGTCACCTAACACATCTGGATGGGTCAGCATCGCTGAGGATGGTGGGAACGGACGCCGCATCCAGCAGCAATCCAATATAGGGGACACTCGCAGCGCGCACAGAGCGCACTCTATAACCAGAGTCTCACCGGAGTCAAATGTTTCCCCCACAGCGCTGTCCAGCAACGCCGTAGAGACACATTTTCCTCGCCCAAGGCCTGAAACAACACGGACTACGGGCAACATAGTAAGGGATGATGCTCGGGATCCACACAGTATTCATCACAGGAACTCAGTTTTCTATAATGTGTACCCACCAGACAGCAGGAACAGGGTCCCTGTGCACCAGCCACCGGGGACGGGCTACGGCACCAGGTTCTTCCACAATGGTAAGACAGTTCGGAGGATTTAAAACTAAAgtatatgaaatgtattttacacACATGCTGTGTGAATTTttgaaatgtacatttttactttttgtaaAGCCTAGACTGTTCTTTATTTTTAGCACCCCAAACTCTCTACGCTATGTTGAGaataatcaataaataaataaagaacacCTCGTTCTAGACAGATTTCTCAGTGTGGATTCATTGTGTTCCACAGGTCTCCCAGACCTGATTCCTGACCCCTATTACATCCAAGCTGCCTCTTACATCCAGAGAGTGCAGATGTATGCACTCCGCTGTGCTGCTGAGGAGAACTGTCTTTCCAGGTAGCTACAGGTCTTTGACACTGCATTAAGCCATCAGCAATGAGTCAATCAGTGATCATACATTTTAGTCATTGGGTTTGTTCCTGTGGTATGATTGTTCTATGTGAAATGCAGGTGCTCTCTCTATTGTGTAATAAATCTTTATACATTTAGACATAAATGGCAATGAGACATGtataaataaagacaaagtaataataacagtataaGCTTCCTATGGTTGCCACATTAGGATGTGTGTTGACCAGACATACTTGGTCCTATCCCATTTGGAAGCTACAGCTGAGTGACAGAGCGGCTCCACACAAACCTGGCAACCGACCGAGATTCTCTCCTCTGATCTGAGCAGCCACTCTGCCAAGTAAAATAAACTCTAAAATGAAAGGCTGTGGATTCCTGAGGTGAATGTAAAAACTACTGAGGCAAAACCCAAAACCGCCCTCTGGTCGCCTCTGAATCACAATAATGTCAACTGGCTAATGAGGAGTGAAAGGAGTTCAATGTGCAGTGAAATGTGTGGAGTACAGTGTGATTTATATGGCAACCAAACATACAGGCAGTATATTTTGGGGATATTCCCTGTCCTTTAAAGTCTGGCTTTCTATTTggatttctatttctttttcagcCCTCTCAGCATTCACAATGTCCTGATGTTTTAGTTTCTATCTATTATAGGTTTCTAAAAAGCATCTTAGTGTTATATGATGCGCTAGGTTTTGCTCCTCCTTGTCCCTCCAGGTCTGCGTACCATGCGAGTGTGAGCGACCTGGACTACCGGGTTCTGCTGCGGTTCCCCCAGCGGGTGAAGAACCAGGGAACAGCAGACTTCCTCCCAGTGAAGCCCAGACACGAGTGGGAATGGCACAGCTGTCACCAGTGAGTTCACAACATGCCGTCGCACACACTCACCTGCATGCATACAAATAATGGAGCaagtgcatgcacatacacatacacacacacacacacacacacacacacatactggtaTAGTGTGCATGCAGGCTTGGGTTTTAACCTACTtagagtaccagatgggtggattTTACTACATCAGGACAGTTAAGATAGTGTCAgctaagttgtcaatcacagaaaagtgtacaaaatttACTTTCAGATACTTTCCTGTGATAGTCTAAATTCTCTTGTACTCCATGAATTGTCTTATGTAGAAAACCCCAGTTATCTGTGGATCCAGCCTGCTCATATCAAATgataagaattatttgcaactaGGGGgctttttacattacatttgttACAATAAAACTGTCTTTCTGCTCTGCTTCTGATCTCCCCAGGCATTACCACAGCATGGAGGCCTTCAGTAACTACGACCTGCTGGACGTCCTGACTGGAAGGAAGGTGGCTGAGGGACACAAAGCCAGCTTCTGTCTGGAGGACACTTCCTGTGACCCGGGGATACGGCGACGCTTCGCCTGCACCGCTCACACACAGGTCCGTCTGCCTGGtctatgatttatttatttttccattgattcatccatccatctgtccatccatccatccacccatccatcattCCATCCattaattgattaattcattcatttttcacatttgtttggttatttgatttattgaatGTTGATTGGTTAATTAATTAGTCTAATTTAGCAATTCTTTCATTTCTGTCATCCATACATTAGAAATAGAAATTCATGCATTTTGTCAAGCTGTCAGAAAGTCCATGCCTTTAGGAGCCATATCAGGTGTGGGTATCTCATACTTTTGCACACGTGTGTATTTTTCTCAGGGGCTCGGTCCAGGTTGCTATGATACCTATCACGCCAACATCGACTGCCAGTGGATCGACATCACAGACGTACCGCCGGGAAACTACATTCTCAAGGTGGGAGCACAGAATCACAGTAGGAGACTTCAGTTAAATAAGCAGCGCATTAATGATGAACTTCATTAATTAATCTATTGTATCTCAAAAGAGATACAGTAGATGTCATTCAAAAGTTAATATGTGAGTCTAGGTCTTAAGATGgacacagaatagaatagaatagaatagaatagaattgaattgaattgaattgaactgaactgaactgaactgaactgaactgaactgaactgaactgaactgaatcgaatcaaatcaaatcaaattgaatcaaattgaatcaaattgaattgagaagaatcaaattaaattgaattgaacagagacgatccaatccaatccattCCAGTCCACTCcgatcaaatcaaatcaaatcaaatcaaatcatctaAACTGAGAGGCTCTTAACAGTGCGATGTTTTCTTTATTCACACTGTCACCATCATCTCTGTCTTACGTGTTTCCCAGGTGACAGTGAATCCCTCTCAGCTGGTTCAGGAGTCAGATTTCTCCAACAACGAGGTGCGATGTGACATCAGGTACACAGGGACCTACGTCCAGGCCAGGAACTGCAGGATCACTGCGTAAGTCAAACACTCAGAAACATCTGCATTTCAGTACTTTATAATGAAATGTATCCATTCACCCTAGTATATGTAATTGTCATTCAGTTGTTATACAGTAAGTTCACAAATATATAGAAGAGCTCTTCACcaatgtctgtgtttgtgtgtctgtttttttgtttcacagAAGCTAACCTGACTGATGGCCAGACTCACCATGACACACGCAGTCAATATGTTCTTGTTGCTGTTAATGTAGATACTCTGTTCCTCAGCACTTTAACAGTAAGCTGTCTGCTACAACCTAAATCAGTCTGTTCATTCCAGGTAATAACATAAGATATAGCTACAGCTAGATAGGTTAATGTGTAATAGGTCTATGTAAAGCTGAGTTATCTTATTTATAATAGAGATTTTTTCACTTAAGCAAGGCATGACTGTACTGTTGGTTGTATATGTGCAGCAGCCTTGGGCAAAGCCTTACAAAGCATGTTAGCATGATTCATAAATGAAGGCAAAATAAGCATTCAAATCTTCAAGAAGTCATTTAAATTCTTTCAGTCACACTGTGTGACTGAGTCGGTGCTTATTTTGTAGAAGGCCAATGGTGCTCTTCTCTGCTGAAAGGTtattaacattttgttttgaagatAGATCCATAGACCATTATGTGTTAAAACGAGCCATATATAATGTGTACTGTTACAATATAAAAAATCCAAATATTCCTATGTATGCATTTTTATGGCTCGTATAATTTTGTGCGTTAATGTGTATTAGCTTTGTACTGCTAAAGCACTCCGCCACTGTTCAACAGTGCAGTGATAATGTATAGTCTGTTCTTTTGGATACTAATGAAAGGGTATTTGAATGTTTGAAAGTTGTACTTAATTttgtaaaattgtattttataaTAAAGGTTGCCAGAATTTTTGGAGACCAAAATGCCGTTGAAGACCAAAGCCttattctttctctctacaCTCTGGTAATTAAAGTTTGTATTTAAAATAACACCCATTGACAAGATAATTTGAACAAATATTTTACAGCATGATGTCATTCTTACACTCAACAGTCTGTCTGTACAATACAAGCCGAGCTGAACGCCATTAGAGTGTGGAGTGGTAAATGTTTAAATGATTTGGAATAACAGATCACACCTCAGAGAAATGTATGAAATTATCCCACTTAGGAAATGGAGGAGAAAGTAAAACACACCATGAGCCTGTTGTTGCGTGTGTTCACCAGGCTCCTCATGTTATGCTGAATGATTGGAAAAGACATTAACTCCATGTAAAGTGTCTAGGAATTTCTGTATTTACATAATGTCAAGGACACTGTCTCATTGGTACTTGGAAACATATAACCAATCCCTAGAACTATTCTGAACACaattcactctttttctcttttttcgaGTAACACTGCTATTTGCTGCCCAAGACAAATACATTGCCTCATCGTCTTATAATGTCAAACATACCATGGAAGTTAAAGTTTATTGTTTGATCAGATGTATGGAGGGTCACCCTCCATTATATAGTGACACATCTCTCACAGGTTTCTCTCCCACTGTAGCCTGTCAGATGAATCCTGCTATATGAACTGGACCaattaaataaattgaaattcTAATACATTCAAAGAAATAAACCTGCATCACTGACAATGTAACCACACTGGAAAATGCGGAAATAACACAATATGATGGGAGCGAGTGGCATTTTGGACTCGATAGAAAGCCTCATTTTCATGCGCAGCACTTGGGAGAAGGAAATAGCTCTGAGATGTTTATGAGAGGCGCAGGCAGACAGGTGGGTGCTGAGGTCATGGagtacagtctctctctctctccctgctgcgGCTCTTTACAGCATCAGACAAACTGTACTGAAGCTGCTCGGCTCACTCACTGACTCAGTCCCACAGTAGTCTGGCTTCAGGCTCTGAGCCTGGAGGCAGCTGGGCTCATCCTGAGGCTAGGCTGCAGGCGATCGCTAACCTTTCCACTACAGTGCCGTGGTAAGAGTGTGGGTCTCTCTTCAGTCAGGTTTGCGTTGGCCCTGGTTTGCTCTAGTTGGACTTTAATGCTGATGAGACCATTTCccccttttattttattctttgcatGTTATGAAGGCATCCAGAAAGCCAGAACCAGATGAAAGAGCATGAGTGATTGGACTGAGAGAATCACACTGTATTACTACTGTACACTATTGAAATGCAATCAGAAAAGCACAGGATTCAGGAATTGGGTAAGCCTTGGAGATTAGGAAATATCTTTTTGAAATATTACTGTGCCACACATGTCCACATCACACTGAGTTTGAACCCAATCTgcaacccccacccacccagatGTCTGTCATCCTCTTATCCAAACATGGCCTTTTTGTCGAGCCTACACCATCTTTAGTCAGACGGCCGTAGAGGTGAGCCCCTGATGTGAATTTGAGTGTGACGGAGGGTCAGGGGCCGGGGCAGAGCCTCCTCCGCGGCTGCGGGCGATGTTTGCTGAGGGCAGGCAGACACGCTAAGCCTCCGGGGCGTGCAGGGTGGGCGGAGGAGCGGGGCGCCCCTGCCTGCCCCCGGCCCGGCCGCTGGAGAtggcgaggaggagagaaattCCACAGTTTCACAGCCAGCCAGGAAAACCGGACAGGAGACTGCTGACATCAGCAGTGCCAGGGCCAAACCGTCCTTATCACAGGCTGACTGTGTTTGTGATGGCGGTCCAGAGGCCCGACTGTCTGAGACTCCCAGTCAACAAGTCCCAGAGCCAACAGGCGAGACCACTGTGACCACTGGGACACATGATAGCAGTCATTCTGTTGTTCTTCCTACAGACATACACAGCAAAACTGTCAGTCAAGGGTGGAAGAAACTAATTACATTCACTCAGCTTTTTTGTCTAGGCCTACTTGTTCTTATTACTTATTAAGTATTTTCACTCATTTTCAGCaatttaacttttacttaagtacgtttTTGCTGAAGTGttgtacttagctacattttaaatcacatccattacagaatatacatttttgtaGGCTTCCCATAAGTAACACAAACTGGACCAtcataaattgacaaattgtggagccattcacagtgaacggtcagttaccaaagaagaggagaataatctgtctttactgtaattttcatttttttccaattgAAATAATCTAGTTTGTattctgtcctctcatccttttagaacTGCGTGGGAAAGATCGCATCTAACACCgctctcttttctaaaaaaagtaactcagtaacttttactacactttaaatgagctactttttactttcacttcagtagatttttataccagtaattttacttctacttaagttcaatttcagcaaagtaacaatacttctatttgagtaggatattttagtactctttccacaactgctgtcagtgttaatttaactcagAGTGTAAAAAACACCATGCCAGTGGTTATATCAGTCGATAACCCCATCAGAGTTAATgtaacacttttagatagttttgagcTCCTGCTCCAGAGCCagatcagctctatgagtggacaaacaacacttcaatcaacacttgtcaactatAAATCATTGTCACTGAAATATCAACACTTAGTCTATTAACACTAGACATATTGCTGTCTAGTGTGGATTGGGTCTGATCTTAAAAATGATGCAAAATCATGGGTGTAATCAACCTAAAAATCAGGTACAGAGCAAGTTTTCAGTGTTGATTTCTCAATGACAATTATTTTGAGTTGACGAGTGTTGAGTTGTTGAAGAgttgtttgttcactcatagagctgatttGTCTCTGGAGTGGATTAACTGTGCTGGGTGTGGATTtacatagtgttgatttttttaacaCTGACAATATTGCATGTGTAGAGTCTGGAATTTGAGCTTCCATCATTAATCAAATAATTCAGTGTCAAATCAATGCAAATTATTTGTCTGGATATGTGGTCTGTGTTTGCTTTATATCAATGGCAGAGCTGTTTGTTTGCAGCAAAGGGAAGAAGCTGTTTTTGTGAGCGTGATGGAAATAACAagagtgtttttctctccttctggtATTACACAGCAGTGTCTGACGTCTTGAAAAAGGAAACAATGTTTATCTGGGCAGGACAAGGACTCCCCGTTCCGACCATTTACACATCATTACACTTTTAACAGGTTTCCCTGTTTGAAATAGAAGAATGTGTGCTCAATGGCCCCTGTACTTTTCCCCTCTGAGCTGCTGTGCAAATACCAAAATAGCCAGTAGGCCATCTGAGTGGATGCATGCTCATTTCTAACTGAGTTAAATCCtgttattctattatttttggGCTAGGAAGTGGGATTGGGCAGGGAGGCCATCCGGATGAAGCTGCGAGGGGGGGAAGTAGGGGTGGAGAAGTGGAGCGGAGgagtgtgaagagagagagggggaggagaggttATTCAACTGAAACGATCCAGATATTTTTGGTTTGAATTTGCTTCTaaatgtttgtattgttttatggGTTTTACACATGAGTGTCTGCCGAGGTTAAGACGTCTCCCTTCGTCCCATAcatctgttcatctgtcacGCTCCATGAAGAGGGCGCTTTATGGGTCCAGAGACATactcataaaaacacacacacacacacacacacacacacagacagacagaaacaggcatGAGAGTACTGGGCTGTTCTTGTCTCCTGTAATACAAACTGTTGTTCTACTGTGAAAATGAGAGGAATGCACATGTATTTGTTACTGAGACTGGGCAGACATAATGCTTGTTTGTATAAAGAGAAAGACTGATAGGTGGTTTTAGCAGTAATACTGTAAGAGAACAGCACTTCTACtcacagtttgtattttgagtattttgactACAAGGAGGCAcaagtattcattcattcagttcaagATTTCCTAgaacagaaaatagaaaacatGGTATTTTGAGAGTGCTTCACAAAAACAGTGCAATGTGAAGCTAGGTCAAATTAATTAGTGCTTCAAAAGGCATTGCcaaagatttttatttttaatctctGTATCCAAACAACAGGGATCATGTGAGAGAGGCCACTGaattgaaattcaaattcatcCCTCCAGTTCATTGCAATGTAGACCAAGTCAAGCTTTCCATTGGGTTTCCTAGCTGTCCTTCGTGAAACAAGactgtgtgtcattttaaagCAATCAATATTTTGCATGTATTTCTGTTGGGTCCAAGTGTGCCTtggtaccaaaaacactctctgtTCCCCTTCAGTTCTTTTCTGTGCCATGATATTCTGTTATGTTCCCATCCTCTGTCCTATGAGACAGCTTGTAAACGCCTGGCAGTTTGTATTGCGGTGTCTGCCCACTGCAGGTAACAACCTCAGTTGTTACCACTGGGGATTATGAATGCATATTTATTCATTGAAACCAGACAGTAGACATAACCAGACAGCTAAATGTGCAGGAAAACCTCAGCACTCTGAGGGAGGCTCAGACATCAGGGGAATTATCATGGGCTCTTTAAATAGCCTCCATTCATTCATATCCATTTTAACCCTATATACAG
Coding sequences:
- the loxl5a gene encoding lysyl oxidase-like 5a, which produces MEKFAFVLICLLDVLVHLGTGQHHLHARAGPWRNRIQWENNGRVYSLLSTGAQYHAPIQARRQTQLVLTAKHHINRLQPPAVLSRSSRTRSADLDERAGVYSQRNGRIQLDASVLGADAGQYLLATRRPTSGARNRPPPRIAPTGETMVAGYRSRQPSSNGTAPALTTMQEFSGSGVPRGGRSPPGDDAGPPGPLPQATAPPVRSPDFTHSRGASRRSESPESTVRSPNTSGWVSIAEDGGNGRRIQQQSNIGDTRSAHRAHSITRVSPESNVSPTALSSNAVETHFPRPRPETTRTTGNIVRDDARDPHSIHHRNSVFYNVYPPDSRNRVPVHQPPGTGYGTRFFHNGLPDLIPDPYYIQAASYIQRVQMYALRCAAEENCLSRSAYHASVSDLDYRVLLRFPQRVKNQGTADFLPVKPRHEWEWHSCHQHYHSMEAFSNYDLLDVLTGRKVAEGHKASFCLEDTSCDPGIRRRFACTAHTQGLGPGCYDTYHANIDCQWIDITDVPPGNYILKVTVNPSQLVQESDFSNNEVRCDIRYTGTYVQARNCRITAS